A window of the Butyricimonas virosa genome harbors these coding sequences:
- a CDS encoding SusC/RagA family TonB-linked outer membrane protein, producing the protein MKKKRLDDYASSFCWRKKILVMHLLYFLMIGLVVLVPASVNAQDKTISLEIRSETLSSVLMKIKDQTGVNILYNENVLRDISCKDMKLEKVTVEEALNRIFEGTHFTYEVSRGVIVIRERQVKELQQKPVRVFGAVSDEKGERLPGVTVLLKGTSTGTATGIDGKFSFSIPAGKHVLQFSMVGMESKEIVIDSNKEISEIVVELKPAKNELEDVVVTGIFKKSRESYTGAVSTIGKEEIMAYRGQNMLQTLRNIDPAFNVVENNEFGSDPNRLPEINVRGSSSLTTDLEELNEGVKNDLNVPLIIMDGFEISLTKLMDYNDEEILSINILKDAAATAIYGSRGANGVVVIISKQPEAGKLKVFAQAGMTFEIPDLTSYDLMNARDKISLEYAAGLYNHTTNPSNDIMLKEAYYKRLKAVEEGVDTDWLSQPLHTGVGQNYNVRFEGGSQEFRWLVSVGYKDIQGAMIGSERKTFNGAVTLSYTYKNLIFRNQTSIGRNKSQESPYGTFSIYAQQQPYNAPWDENGKVIRYFDGWDAGESKIQNPLYDVTLSSLNESGYTEIINNFSIEWKMTETLTVRGKFGISHNDKTSDKYVSPESSEFKDYTGDQVLRKGRYTYGLGKSNVYEGNLTLSYSKVFNEVHSVYAGLDASIAQSDSYSYGFVAEGFANDRPFLGNALSYANNSMPSASESTTRRVGLVGNVNYVYDNRYYADFSLRTDGSSQFGANKRFGTFWSIGIGWNLHQENFLKNCELFNTLRLRLSYGETGSQKFSAYQALPMFKYYDNDRYGYWGGAYLMGLGNEDLKWQVTSQYNAGLEFYILNSRIKGSVDVYTKTTNNLLSAMDLPLATGFSSYMENIGKVKNTGFEASLNGYLIRDTERDITLMLSGKLAYNKNEITKLSDDLKRQTAKMLEADADINTLYYEGRSQNSIYAVRSLGIDPSCGKEIFLDRNGNPTYEWKPSDKVYMGVAEPLYKGNAGFMFSYKDLSLNLSFGFHWGGKQYNSTLLNKVEVTSTTIKNSNVDNRVFSDRWLKDGDEVYFKGINDQQTRMTSRFVMSDNVFSLQSVSLQYRWTANYLKQMGIENVRFSLNMSDLFYISSVKRERGTSYPFARNLGLNVSLLF; encoded by the coding sequence ATGAAGAAAAAACGATTGGATGATTATGCGTCGTCCTTTTGTTGGAGAAAAAAAATTTTAGTTATGCATTTGCTTTATTTCCTTATGATTGGATTAGTTGTTCTAGTTCCGGCTTCGGTGAATGCGCAAGACAAAACGATTTCTTTGGAAATCCGTTCAGAAACGTTAAGTAGCGTGTTGATGAAAATCAAGGATCAGACAGGAGTGAATATCCTTTATAATGAAAATGTACTGCGAGATATTTCTTGTAAGGATATGAAGTTAGAAAAAGTTACGGTAGAGGAAGCATTAAATCGCATTTTTGAAGGAACGCATTTTACTTACGAGGTGAGTCGGGGTGTAATCGTGATCAGGGAACGTCAAGTAAAGGAACTTCAACAGAAACCCGTGAGGGTGTTCGGGGCGGTATCTGATGAAAAAGGAGAGCGTTTACCGGGAGTGACGGTGCTGTTAAAAGGAACTTCTACCGGTACCGCAACAGGTATTGACGGGAAATTTTCCTTTTCAATCCCGGCTGGGAAACATGTACTACAGTTTTCAATGGTTGGAATGGAATCTAAAGAAATCGTTATTGATAGTAACAAGGAGATTTCAGAAATTGTTGTAGAGTTGAAGCCGGCAAAAAATGAGCTGGAAGATGTTGTCGTGACAGGTATTTTTAAAAAAAGCAGAGAATCTTATACCGGAGCGGTAAGCACTATCGGTAAAGAGGAGATCATGGCTTATCGGGGACAAAACATGTTGCAGACTTTACGTAACATCGATCCGGCTTTCAATGTTGTAGAGAATAATGAATTTGGTAGTGACCCGAACCGTTTGCCGGAAATTAATGTACGTGGAAGCTCTTCTTTGACTACTGATTTGGAGGAATTGAATGAAGGAGTGAAAAATGACTTGAATGTGCCGTTGATCATCATGGATGGTTTTGAAATCTCTTTAACCAAATTGATGGACTATAACGATGAAGAAATCTTGTCTATTAACATTTTGAAGGATGCGGCTGCAACTGCCATTTATGGTTCTCGTGGAGCTAATGGCGTGGTTGTTATCATCTCAAAACAGCCGGAAGCCGGGAAATTGAAAGTATTTGCTCAAGCTGGTATGACTTTTGAAATTCCTGATTTGACCTCTTACGATTTGATGAATGCTCGGGACAAAATCTCTTTGGAATATGCGGCAGGATTATATAATCATACAACTAACCCTTCGAATGATATCATGTTGAAAGAGGCTTACTACAAGCGTTTAAAAGCGGTAGAAGAGGGGGTCGATACCGATTGGTTGAGCCAGCCGTTGCACACCGGTGTCGGACAGAACTACAACGTACGTTTTGAAGGAGGTAGCCAAGAGTTCCGTTGGTTGGTTTCTGTCGGTTACAAAGATATCCAAGGAGCAATGATCGGTTCTGAACGTAAAACATTCAATGGAGCGGTTACGTTATCTTATACTTATAAAAATTTGATTTTCCGTAATCAAACCAGTATTGGTAGAAATAAAAGCCAAGAGAGTCCTTATGGAACGTTTAGTATTTACGCACAACAACAACCGTATAATGCTCCGTGGGATGAAAACGGAAAAGTGATTCGTTATTTTGATGGTTGGGATGCTGGAGAAAGTAAAATTCAGAATCCATTGTATGATGTAACTTTGAGCAGTTTGAATGAAAGTGGTTATACGGAGATTATCAATAACTTTTCTATAGAATGGAAGATGACAGAAACTTTGACCGTGAGGGGAAAGTTTGGTATTTCTCATAACGATAAAACTTCTGATAAATATGTTTCTCCGGAAAGTTCTGAATTTAAGGATTATACCGGGGATCAAGTGTTGCGTAAAGGTAGATATACCTATGGTTTAGGTAAATCCAATGTATACGAAGGAAATTTAACCTTGAGTTATTCTAAAGTATTCAATGAAGTACATTCAGTGTATGCCGGTTTGGATGCTTCAATCGCTCAAAGCGATAGTTATTCGTATGGTTTTGTGGCGGAGGGATTCGCAAATGACAGACCATTTTTGGGCAATGCATTGAGTTATGCAAACAATTCAATGCCTTCTGCATCAGAAAGTACAACTCGTCGTGTGGGTTTGGTTGGAAACGTGAACTATGTATATGACAATCGTTATTATGCTGATTTCTCTTTGCGTACGGATGGTAGCTCGCAGTTTGGAGCGAACAAACGTTTCGGAACTTTTTGGAGTATCGGTATCGGTTGGAACTTGCATCAAGAGAATTTCTTGAAAAATTGTGAGTTATTCAATACGTTACGTTTGCGTCTTTCATACGGAGAGACCGGTTCTCAAAAGTTTTCCGCATACCAAGCGTTACCGATGTTCAAGTATTACGATAATGACCGATATGGTTATTGGGGTGGTGCTTATTTAATGGGATTGGGTAATGAAGATCTGAAATGGCAGGTGACTTCCCAATATAATGCCGGATTGGAATTTTACATTTTGAATAGTCGAATCAAAGGTAGTGTGGATGTTTATACCAAAACCACCAACAATTTGCTTTCTGCAATGGATCTGCCTTTAGCTACCGGTTTCTCGTCTTATATGGAAAATATTGGAAAAGTAAAAAATACTGGATTTGAAGCTTCCTTGAATGGTTATTTGATTCGTGATACGGAACGGGATATAACCTTGATGTTGTCAGGAAAATTGGCTTATAATAAAAACGAGATTACCAAATTGTCGGACGATTTGAAACGTCAAACAGCAAAAATGTTGGAAGCGGATGCCGACATCAATACCTTGTATTATGAAGGTCGTTCACAAAATTCTATCTATGCGGTTCGTTCGTTGGGAATTGACCCGAGTTGCGGTAAAGAGATTTTCTTGGATAGAAACGGTAATCCAACTTACGAATGGAAACCTTCCGATAAAGTGTATATGGGAGTTGCAGAGCCGTTGTACAAGGGAAATGCTGGTTTTATGTTCTCTTACAAAGATTTGAGTTTGAATTTGTCTTTCGGTTTCCATTGGGGTGGAAAACAATATAACTCCACTTTATTAAATAAAGTAGAAGTTACTTCTACAACCATTAAAAATAGCAACGTGGACAATCGGGTATTTTCTGATCGTTGGTTGAAAGATGGAGATGAGGTGTATTTCAAAGGAATCAATGATCAACAAACTCGGATGACTTCCCGTTTCGTGATGTCGGATAATGTGTTCTCATTACAATCGGTAAGTTTACAATATCGTTGGACTGCAAACTATTTGAAACAGATGGGTATCGAAAATGTACGTTTCAGTTTGAATATGTCTGATCTGTTTTATATATCGTCAGTGAAACGTGAACGTGGTACCTCTTATCCGTTTGCCCGTAATCTCGGTTTAAATGTTTCTTTGTTATTTTGA
- a CDS encoding FecR family protein gives MKWDEIHDQSRVAVDKAIGRLLTGENDLGKEEDDILKKLQDAEYVCEKLEKRKCYSGRDAFLRLKRQVKRKKRLRVAMWLASAACVAIVYIILLQWEQIEVLLPETSTIVKQENIFPVGMKAILVKADGEQVVLGKEHRDLEEAGNVLLAADSTGLEYNLLKQTTADTVVFNQLIVPRGGLYLLILSDGTRVWMNSDSRLKYPVIFSGNKREVILSGEAFFDVVKDESVPFIVKTETGNIEVLGTEFNIKCYPDEASLVTTLVNGKVRFDDGINPSVILKPEEQLIFEKENGLSIVRKVNVNYYTSWKENRLSFQEETLDVIMKTLSRWYDVEIVFEDSALKELEFSGNLDKFTGIQDFLSLFELGVNVKFEVKNRTVYIRKGN, from the coding sequence ATGAAATGGGACGAGATACATGATCAATCACGCGTGGCTGTTGATAAAGCGATAGGACGCTTGTTGACAGGGGAGAATGACTTGGGAAAGGAGGAGGATGATATTTTGAAAAAGTTGCAGGATGCGGAGTACGTGTGTGAGAAATTAGAAAAACGGAAGTGTTATTCAGGAAGGGATGCTTTTTTGCGACTAAAACGTCAAGTGAAAAGAAAAAAACGTTTGCGGGTGGCGATGTGGTTGGCAAGTGCGGCGTGTGTGGCTATTGTTTATATAATATTGTTGCAGTGGGAACAAATAGAAGTGTTGTTGCCGGAAACGAGCACGATCGTAAAACAAGAAAATATTTTCCCAGTGGGGATGAAAGCAATATTAGTAAAAGCGGACGGGGAACAAGTCGTGTTAGGAAAAGAGCATCGTGATTTGGAAGAGGCTGGGAATGTGTTGCTCGCTGCAGATTCGACAGGGTTGGAATACAATCTTTTGAAACAAACTACTGCGGATACAGTCGTTTTTAACCAGTTGATAGTTCCCCGGGGTGGTTTGTACTTGTTGATATTGTCGGATGGAACTCGGGTGTGGATGAATTCTGATTCACGTTTGAAATACCCGGTAATATTTTCCGGTAACAAGCGGGAGGTGATTTTAAGCGGTGAAGCGTTTTTTGACGTGGTAAAAGATGAATCGGTCCCTTTTATCGTGAAAACGGAAACAGGGAATATAGAAGTGTTAGGGACTGAGTTCAATATAAAATGTTACCCGGATGAGGCCTCTTTAGTTACAACTTTAGTAAATGGTAAAGTGAGATTTGATGATGGAATAAATCCGTCCGTGATTCTAAAACCGGAAGAACAATTGATATTTGAAAAAGAAAATGGTCTATCTATCGTTCGGAAAGTAAATGTAAATTATTATACTAGTTGGAAAGAAAACCGTTTATCTTTCCAAGAGGAGACATTAGATGTGATTATGAAAACGTTATCACGATGGTATGATGTAGAGATCGTGTTTGAAGATAGTGCTTTGAAAGAATTAGAGTTTTCCGGGAATTTGGATAAATTTACTGGAATACAAGATTTTCTTTCGCTTTTTGAACTAGGTGTGAATGTTAAATTTGAAGTAAAAAATCGAACGGTATATATACGAAAAGGAAATTAA
- a CDS encoding RNA polymerase sigma factor, producing the protein MEYRQFLDGVNRKEDKAWVELYDYFYAPLCCYAAKIVGNNQMVEDVVQGCFVKLWLSDQKRSKKAHEVWMGQVVCDECDAVEMALEEEAITRFYTVITRLPEQQRDILLRSMKGEKVRDMAEKLGISENTVKTQKKRAYAFVREQLGDIWMVIVGLFFV; encoded by the coding sequence ATGGAATACAGGCAATTTCTAGATGGGGTTAATCGTAAAGAGGATAAGGCTTGGGTAGAGCTATATGATTATTTTTATGCTCCACTATGTTGCTATGCTGCAAAAATTGTAGGAAATAACCAGATGGTGGAAGATGTGGTGCAGGGATGTTTCGTGAAATTATGGCTTTCTGATCAGAAAAGAAGTAAAAAGGCCCATGAAGTGTGGATGGGGCAAGTTGTCTGTGATGAATGTGATGCTGTGGAGATGGCTTTGGAGGAAGAAGCGATTACCCGCTTTTACACCGTGATTACCCGTTTACCCGAGCAACAACGGGATATTTTGTTGCGGAGTATGAAAGGAGAAAAAGTGAGGGATATGGCAGAGAAGTTGGGGATTTCTGAAAACACGGTGAAAACACAAAAAAAGAGGGCTTATGCCTTTGTACGTGAGCAACTGGGAGATATTTGGATGGTAATTGTCGGGTTATTTTTCGTGTAG
- a CDS encoding pyridoxal phosphate-dependent aminotransferase translates to MKINKSGAALSRIVQIGETLKELSQKSGKEYLPLNRGVNQVVNIDLTEVVKSINFNSPEIQVYPHGAGRPDLRAAINEEFFAGKSSPDNILITAGGMHALDLVAQTVNIGKLFLPSYYWGCYFKMLKIRSVESEGYDSQSDLLPMIDRLQGNAVLISDPSNPLGDKHDDEEQLNIIRALNDAGVVIFYDCPYRRLFMDASDDYYTHLMNLDNVIITESFSKSVGLSGQRLGFIHTCNKELHDELEVRVMYNTNGINGFAQELVLRLLTTPEGKKAVTAFKERTTRDIALNIEYLRARGLLAEEFYHGTTPRGIFVIVNRSEEELLKHYIGAVSLSFFTKTRQEYAKDYSRICVSVPHERLVKYFEMI, encoded by the coding sequence ATGAAAATAAATAAGAGTGGGGCCGCTCTTTCCCGTATCGTGCAAATCGGGGAGACGCTGAAAGAACTTTCCCAGAAGAGTGGGAAAGAGTATTTACCCTTGAACCGGGGTGTGAATCAAGTGGTAAATATCGACTTGACAGAAGTCGTGAAATCGATAAACTTTAATTCTCCGGAGATACAGGTGTATCCGCATGGAGCCGGGCGTCCGGACTTACGGGCGGCAATTAACGAGGAGTTTTTTGCCGGAAAGTCTTCACCGGATAATATATTGATTACGGCAGGGGGAATGCATGCCCTTGATCTCGTGGCGCAGACCGTGAATATCGGAAAGTTATTCCTGCCCTCGTATTATTGGGGATGTTATTTCAAAATGCTTAAGATTCGTTCCGTGGAAAGCGAAGGATATGACAGTCAATCGGATTTACTCCCTATGATCGATCGTTTGCAGGGAAATGCCGTGTTGATCAGTGATCCGAGTAACCCGCTGGGAGACAAACATGATGACGAGGAACAGTTGAATATTATTCGGGCGTTGAATGATGCTGGGGTGGTGATTTTTTATGATTGTCCCTATCGTCGGTTGTTTATGGATGCTTCAGATGATTACTATACGCATCTGATGAACTTGGATAACGTGATTATCACGGAGAGCTTTAGCAAGTCGGTCGGGTTAAGCGGCCAGCGGCTTGGATTTATCCATACGTGTAACAAGGAGTTGCATGATGAGTTGGAGGTGAGAGTGATGTATAACACGAACGGGATTAACGGTTTCGCGCAAGAACTCGTGTTACGCTTGTTGACAACGCCGGAAGGGAAAAAGGCCGTGACGGCATTTAAAGAGCGTACTACCCGAGATATAGCTTTGAATATCGAGTATTTGCGGGCGAGAGGCTTGCTGGCAGAAGAATTTTATCATGGAACCACGCCACGGGGTATTTTTGTGATTGTGAACCGTAGTGAGGAGGAGCTATTGAAACATTACATTGGTGCGGTATCGCTTTCTTTCTTCACTAAAACTCGGCAGGAGTATGCGAAGGATTATTCCCGTATCTGTGTTTCCGTGCCTCATGAAAGATTGGTTAAATACTTTGAAATGATTTGA
- a CDS encoding DUF4268 domain-containing protein — protein sequence MKYFAIFRIFAGLSLHTNFNLSKVFTKEEAKEIRVKFWEGFKRYCKRKHIYRKWVLTGVKIRSTQLKFYADREKALVLFQIDHKNELRRFEVYECMLSYQTLFRAECGDELKWEEEYTGIEGQEISAIYFELRGVNLYRVEDHERIYTFFAEKMPLLEDLYYEYRDLINERLKQNDN from the coding sequence ATGAAATACTTTGCAATTTTTCGTATATTTGCGGGGTTGTCCCTGCATACTAATTTTAATTTATCAAAGGTGTTCACGAAAGAAGAGGCAAAAGAGATTCGGGTGAAATTCTGGGAAGGTTTCAAGCGTTATTGTAAGCGGAAACATATTTACCGGAAATGGGTGCTCACGGGGGTGAAGATACGATCCACGCAATTAAAATTTTATGCGGATCGGGAGAAGGCTCTCGTGTTATTCCAAATTGATCATAAAAATGAGTTGCGTCGGTTCGAGGTCTACGAGTGCATGTTATCCTATCAGACGTTATTTCGGGCGGAGTGCGGTGACGAGTTAAAGTGGGAAGAGGAGTATACCGGGATCGAGGGGCAGGAGATCAGTGCGATTTATTTCGAGTTACGGGGTGTGAACCTTTACCGGGTGGAGGATCACGAGCGGATATACACTTTCTTTGCCGAGAAAATGCCTTTGCTGGAAGATCTCTATTACGAGTACAGGGATTTAATTAACGAACGATTGAAACAGAACGATAATTAA
- a CDS encoding ribonuclease HII — protein MLTLKYYQNKIEAGCDEAGRGCLAGPVFAAAVILPEDFSNEMLNDSKQLSEKKRDELRVIIEREALAWAVASVNNNEIDKINILNASIEGMHRALAQLSITPEHILIDGNRFKPYRNIEHHCIVKGDGKYMAIAAASILAKTHRDEYMKKLHEEHPVYDWNSNKGYPTKKHREGILLHGVTPYHRQSFTLLDPQLKLDFDH, from the coding sequence ATGCTGACATTAAAATATTATCAAAATAAAATCGAAGCCGGATGTGATGAAGCCGGCAGAGGATGTCTGGCAGGACCGGTTTTCGCGGCAGCAGTAATACTTCCTGAAGACTTTTCCAACGAGATGCTTAACGACTCGAAACAACTCTCCGAAAAGAAACGGGATGAGTTACGCGTGATCATTGAACGGGAAGCCTTAGCATGGGCAGTGGCCAGCGTGAACAATAACGAGATTGACAAGATCAACATCCTCAACGCCTCTATCGAAGGGATGCACCGGGCTCTGGCACAATTAAGTATTACTCCGGAACACATTCTGATTGATGGCAACCGCTTCAAACCCTACCGAAACATTGAACACCATTGCATCGTAAAAGGGGACGGGAAATACATGGCTATCGCAGCTGCCTCTATTCTAGCCAAAACACACCGGGACGAGTACATGAAAAAATTACATGAAGAGCACCCTGTTTACGACTGGAACAGCAACAAAGGTTACCCGACTAAAAAACATCGGGAAGGCATTTTACTTCACGGTGTTACCCCTTACCATCGACAAAGTTTCACGTTGCTCGACCCGCAACTAAAACTAGATTTCGATCACTAA
- a CDS encoding GH3 auxin-responsive promoter family protein: MPVINSIISMFSTKRLAQIDFFKENPIQVQRDTLVELLRRAADTEYGLKYDFDSILTAEQYRERLPIIHYEELAPYSERLMNGEQNLLWPDPITWFAKSSGTTAAKSKFIPVSKESLESCHFRGGKDVISIFNKLYPDAQVFNGKTLALGGSSEISKTNNNCRYGDLSAILISNTPFWANMMKTPDQSIMLMSEWEEKIEKICDTTIKEDVRSLAGVPSWFLTLINRILERTGRNNLHEVWPNLELFIHGGINFTPYREQYKRLLPDPKMKYMETYNASEGFFGLQDDPSDSSMLLMLDYGVYYEFVPISELTKPHPRALLLEEVENGVNYALVISTNGGLWRYMIGDTIMFTSTRPYKFKITGRTKLFINAFGEELIIDNAIEALKQTCEKTGATVMAFTAAPVFMEDGKKGAHEWIIEFGTPPADSENFANILDTELKKINSDYEAKRYKDMSLQRLILHAARPNLFNDWLKEKGKLGGQNKVPQLWNDRTHIDELLKMNQG; the protein is encoded by the coding sequence ATGCCCGTAATCAATTCCATCATATCCATGTTCTCGACCAAAAGGTTGGCACAAATCGATTTCTTCAAAGAAAACCCGATTCAGGTGCAACGAGACACGTTGGTTGAATTACTTCGCAGAGCCGCTGACACGGAGTATGGACTGAAATATGATTTCGACTCTATTTTGACGGCAGAACAATACCGGGAGCGCCTACCCATCATTCACTACGAAGAGCTGGCTCCCTATTCCGAGCGATTAATGAACGGCGAGCAAAACCTGTTATGGCCGGACCCCATCACGTGGTTTGCCAAATCGTCAGGCACAACAGCGGCAAAAAGCAAGTTTATCCCGGTCAGCAAAGAATCTTTGGAAAGCTGTCATTTCCGAGGCGGTAAGGATGTTATCTCCATTTTCAATAAACTATACCCGGATGCACAAGTATTTAACGGGAAGACCTTGGCTCTAGGAGGAAGTAGCGAAATATCCAAGACAAACAACAACTGTCGTTACGGAGACTTGTCCGCCATATTAATCTCCAACACCCCGTTCTGGGCCAACATGATGAAGACTCCCGACCAATCGATCATGCTCATGAGCGAATGGGAAGAAAAGATTGAAAAGATATGCGACACCACGATCAAAGAAGATGTACGCAGTCTTGCGGGGGTACCCTCTTGGTTCCTCACGCTCATCAACCGGATTCTGGAACGCACGGGAAGGAACAACCTTCACGAAGTATGGCCCAACCTAGAACTATTTATTCACGGCGGCATAAACTTCACCCCCTACCGGGAACAATACAAACGCCTGCTGCCCGACCCGAAAATGAAATACATGGAAACCTACAACGCATCGGAAGGTTTCTTCGGATTACAGGATGATCCCAGCGACTCGTCCATGCTGTTAATGCTGGACTATGGCGTTTACTATGAATTTGTTCCGATCAGCGAACTGACGAAACCACATCCCCGGGCTCTTCTATTGGAAGAGGTGGAAAACGGGGTGAACTACGCCCTTGTCATCTCCACGAATGGTGGATTATGGCGCTACATGATCGGAGACACTATTATGTTCACCTCTACCCGTCCTTACAAATTCAAAATCACGGGACGCACAAAGTTATTTATCAACGCTTTTGGAGAAGAATTAATTATCGACAACGCCATCGAAGCCCTAAAACAGACTTGCGAAAAGACTGGAGCCACAGTGATGGCATTCACGGCCGCCCCGGTATTCATGGAAGACGGTAAAAAAGGGGCTCACGAATGGATTATCGAATTCGGAACTCCCCCTGCAGATTCGGAAAACTTTGCCAATATCCTTGATACAGAACTGAAAAAAATAAATTCCGACTACGAGGCCAAACGCTACAAAGATATGTCTCTTCAACGTCTGATTCTCCATGCTGCCCGTCCGAACCTTTTCAATGACTGGCTGAAAGAAAAAGGAAAACTCGGCGGACAGAATAAAGTGCCACAGTTATGGAACGACCGCACGCACATCGACGAATTACTAAAAATGAATCAAGGATAA
- a CDS encoding META domain-containing protein, with the protein MRKTTILMMIAVTLGFSGCKSNSGDKAQLTANEWQLKEMTTTNGKTTLPQRVPTLMLTDTNTMYGFSGCNRFFGRYTIEGNTIKLEPGGSTMMACPDLQFEHEYIQTLAAMTSYSIENKELKLTDKDRKQTLVFVPKTEEKVIGVANDAHGCNGAAGYTWSEARKDCIRLFESGVRMNPVNDPQATLSTFIVFSPDSTLAEVFIPNMENHPLLNRRELPKGGYAWNVEDDDTYNVRQINGQWIIEQRGETLYTETPESVINVVFQGGDGKTKMLYQVEVTFYPAEELAVVKFDDQTYELPQQRMASGFMYKNDQVSLMGKGKEAELTLPDGKVLKLHEKK; encoded by the coding sequence ATGAGAAAAACAACTATTTTAATGATGATCGCCGTGACACTTGGCTTCTCCGGCTGTAAAAGTAACAGCGGAGACAAAGCTCAACTGACTGCCAACGAATGGCAACTGAAAGAGATGACAACCACAAATGGGAAAACCACTCTTCCGCAACGAGTACCCACCCTCATGCTGACCGACACCAACACGATGTACGGATTCTCCGGATGTAATCGATTTTTCGGAAGATACACCATAGAAGGTAACACCATCAAGTTAGAACCGGGTGGAAGTACCATGATGGCTTGTCCGGATCTCCAATTCGAGCATGAATACATCCAGACTTTGGCTGCCATGACCTCGTACAGCATTGAAAACAAAGAATTGAAATTAACGGATAAAGACCGGAAACAAACTCTTGTTTTCGTGCCTAAAACAGAAGAGAAAGTAATTGGTGTCGCAAACGACGCCCACGGATGTAACGGTGCGGCAGGCTACACATGGTCTGAAGCTAGAAAAGACTGTATTCGCCTGTTCGAATCCGGTGTTCGCATGAATCCGGTTAACGATCCGCAAGCCACGCTTTCCACCTTCATCGTGTTCTCCCCCGATTCCACGTTGGCTGAAGTATTTATTCCCAACATGGAAAACCACCCGCTCCTGAACAGACGCGAACTACCGAAAGGTGGTTACGCATGGAACGTGGAAGACGACGACACCTATAACGTAAGACAGATCAACGGACAATGGATCATTGAACAACGCGGTGAAACATTGTACACCGAAACTCCTGAAAGCGTGATTAACGTGGTATTCCAAGGCGGTGACGGTAAAACTAAAATGCTATACCAGGTAGAAGTAACCTTCTATCCCGCAGAAGAACTGGCAGTCGTAAAATTTGACGACCAAACATACGAATTACCACAGCAACGCATGGCTTCCGGTTTCATGTACAAAAACGATCAAGTAAGCTTGATGGGCAAAGGGAAAGAGGCAGAACTAACCCTCCCCGACGGAAAAGTACTGAAACTACATGAAAAGAAGTAG
- the ispF gene encoding 2-C-methyl-D-erythritol 2,4-cyclodiphosphate synthase — protein MKIKTGIGIDVHRLEPGLDFWLGGIKLEHEKGCVAHSDGDVLIHAICDALLGATGLDDIGVYFPDTDPAYKGIDSKILLKKVIDMIENKGFAIGNIDCVICLQRPKIKMRTLEMRECLSEIMGIDVDEITIKATTTEKLGFEGREEGVSAYVTVLIIKL, from the coding sequence ATGAAAATAAAAACAGGTATAGGGATCGATGTTCATCGGCTGGAGCCGGGACTGGACTTTTGGTTAGGAGGAATTAAACTGGAACATGAAAAAGGGTGCGTGGCCCATTCGGATGGGGATGTGTTGATTCATGCGATATGTGATGCACTTTTGGGGGCTACCGGGCTGGATGATATTGGGGTATATTTCCCGGATACGGACCCCGCTTACAAGGGTATTGATAGTAAAATTCTGTTGAAGAAGGTGATCGATATGATTGAGAACAAGGGGTTTGCTATCGGTAATATTGATTGTGTGATATGCCTGCAAAGGCCGAAAATTAAAATGCGGACCTTGGAGATGCGGGAGTGCTTGTCTGAAATTATGGGAATTGATGTAGATGAGATAACCATCAAGGCAACCACGACGGAAAAACTGGGCTTTGAGGGGAGAGAAGAGGGGGTTTCGGCTTATGTGACAGTGCTGATTATTAAGTTATAA